A DNA window from Candidatus Limnocylindrales bacterium contains the following coding sequences:
- a CDS encoding anion transporter, translated as MTVFKALFVFILTYVLISTREVPGIKLDRPAGALLGAVLMVLLKVMTLEEAYRSIDFNTITLLLGMMILIAYLRMAGFFRFLSYWLLSHAKSPFHLLISLVFLSGILSALFVNDTICIMLTPLLLTITLIARLNPVPFLIALATSANIGSVMTLTGNPQNMLIGVFSGWHYGKFILYMLPVGLISLLINVLVIAFMFRKEIRWDAFEELHLISPRVSPRLLAKSLLVSTLVLVGFLAGFELPLVAIVGGVAIIILANKRPTLAFRQVDWVLLLFFSGLFVVVEGVNKVGLVEIIHEKIRPLFGTSSTWQIISFSFFSILLSNLVSNVPFVMLAKDWIGKFMNPQLMWLVLAMSSTFAGNLTIVGSVANMIVLELSKNVAPIGFWEYFRVGFPVTLLSTLAGILIFILYSRYLF; from the coding sequence ATGACTGTTTTTAAAGCTCTTTTTGTTTTTATTCTGACTTACGTTCTCATCTCGACCCGAGAAGTCCCCGGAATTAAGCTGGATCGTCCGGCTGGAGCCTTATTAGGTGCTGTTCTGATGGTTCTCTTGAAGGTCATGACGCTGGAAGAAGCCTATCGCTCCATCGACTTTAATACCATTACGCTGCTACTGGGGATGATGATCCTCATTGCTTACCTTCGTATGGCCGGGTTTTTCCGATTTCTCTCCTATTGGCTTTTAAGCCACGCTAAGAGCCCTTTTCACCTGTTAATCTCCCTGGTGTTCCTTTCCGGAATTCTGTCAGCCCTGTTTGTTAATGATACCATCTGTATCATGTTGACCCCCCTTCTTTTAACCATCACTTTGATTGCCCGGCTTAATCCGGTCCCTTTTTTAATTGCTCTGGCCACCTCGGCCAATATTGGAAGTGTGATGACCCTTACGGGAAATCCTCAAAATATGCTCATCGGAGTCTTTTCAGGCTGGCATTATGGAAAGTTTATTCTTTACATGCTGCCTGTAGGGCTCATAAGCCTTTTAATTAACGTTTTGGTTATCGCCTTTATGTTCAGAAAGGAAATTCGATGGGATGCCTTCGAGGAATTGCATTTAATTTCCCCTCGGGTGAGTCCAAGACTTTTGGCTAAATCCCTGCTGGTTTCTACATTGGTATTGGTTGGATTTCTGGCTGGCTTTGAGCTTCCCCTGGTAGCCATTGTAGGAGGGGTTGCCATCATCATTTTAGCGAATAAACGTCCCACTCTGGCTTTTAGACAGGTGGATTGGGTTCTTCTTTTATTCTTTTCCGGGCTGTTCGTGGTGGTGGAAGGGGTCAATAAAGTTGGCCTTGTGGAGATAATTCATGAAAAGATTCGTCCCCTCTTTGGAACTTCCTCGACCTGGCAGATCATCAGCTTCAGTTTTTTTTCTATACTTTTATCCAACCTGGTTTCCAACGTCCCCTTCGTTATGCTGGCTAAAGATTGGATCGGTAAGTTTATGAATCCTCAACTCATGTGGCTGGTTTTAGCCATGAGCAGTACATTTGCCGGAAATCTAACCATTGTCGGATCTGTGGCCAATATGATCGTGCTCGAACTTTCTAAAAACGTTGCCCCTATCGGCTTTTGGGAATATTTCAGAGTGGGCTTTCCGGTTACGCTACTTTCCACACTGGCCGGTATTCTGATTTTTATTTTGTATAGCCGGTATCTTTTCTGA
- the trpA gene encoding tryptophan synthase subunit alpha encodes MRKLLQTLETLRQKRKLGLMTHVVVGYPRLEETIRLVKAMEETGADLIELQMPFSDPVADGPTILIANKVSLDQGTKMRDCLRVMSQLSGEMEAPLLFMGYYNLIFNYGVEKFCQDAAKAGAQGLIVPDIPPDEESEEHYYEACNQYGLAPIIVVSPASTEKRLKMLANYARGFVYAVSRYGITGARAELAPELMDYLKRVRQLIHLPLAVGFGISKKEHIQALAPHAEIAVVGSALINLYNQLPEGEKIEGIKKFIRELKN; translated from the coding sequence ATGAGGAAACTTTTACAGACCCTTGAAACCCTCCGGCAGAAACGTAAATTGGGGCTTATGACCCATGTGGTAGTGGGATATCCAAGGCTTGAGGAGACGATTCGCCTGGTTAAAGCCATGGAGGAAACGGGCGCAGATCTGATCGAGCTTCAGATGCCTTTTTCAGATCCGGTTGCGGACGGACCTACTATTTTGATAGCGAACAAGGTTTCCTTAGACCAAGGAACGAAAATGCGAGATTGTCTGCGGGTGATGTCCCAATTGTCCGGTGAGATGGAGGCTCCCCTGCTTTTCATGGGATATTATAATCTGATATTTAATTATGGCGTTGAAAAGTTCTGTCAGGATGCGGCCAAAGCCGGGGCTCAGGGTTTAATCGTACCGGATATTCCCCCGGATGAGGAGTCGGAAGAACATTATTACGAAGCCTGTAACCAATACGGCCTGGCCCCAATTATCGTGGTCTCTCCGGCCAGTACAGAGAAACGGCTTAAGATGCTGGCCAACTATGCCAGGGGATTTGTTTATGCTGTATCTCGTTATGGAATCACAGGAGCAAGAGCCGAACTGGCCCCAGAATTGATGGATTACCTGAAACGAGTCAGGCAGTTGATCCACCTCCCTTTAGCCGTAGGATTCGGGATTTCCAAGAAAGAGCATATACAGGCCCTGGCCCCCCATGCCGAGATTGCAGTGGTCGGGAGTGCCTTGATTAATTTGTATAATCAATTGCCTGAAGGGGAGAAAATCGAGGGTATAAAAAAATTTATCCGGGAATTAAAAAATTAG
- the trpB gene encoding tryptophan synthase subunit beta, producing the protein MKSIAVQVTNYQALPDERGHFGIYGGRYVPEMLFPALEELEAAYLEAKKDPAFHKELNDLYTHYSGRPTPLYFCSNLSRQLQGAKIYVKNEGLNHTGAHKINHCLGQALLAKRMGKRRIIAETGAGQHGLASATVAAKFGFQCVIYMGEVDVARQRPNVFWMERLGAEVRPVTFGNKTLTDAVNAALKDWIENVRDTYYLLGSAVGPHPYPTIVRDFQSVVGREVRKQLQEQEGRLPDYIIACVGGGSNAMGIFYEFLNEEKVHLIGVEAGGRGIRPGEHAARFQGGRLGVVEGFKSFFLQDEDGQIMKTHSVSAGLDYAGVGPEISYLWESGRVQASYATDEEALEALQVLIRTEGIIPALESAHAVAEAIKLAPKLDRDKIIVVNLSGRGDKDIFIIAEALKDIKWQEFLKSKVNHPEHVT; encoded by the coding sequence ATGAAAAGCATAGCTGTTCAAGTTACAAATTATCAAGCTCTACCGGATGAACGGGGTCATTTTGGTATTTATGGAGGGCGTTATGTACCGGAGATGCTTTTTCCTGCCCTGGAAGAATTAGAAGCGGCTTATTTAGAGGCCAAAAAGGATCCGGCGTTTCATAAAGAGCTAAACGATCTTTACACCCATTATTCAGGACGTCCCACGCCGCTTTATTTTTGTTCCAATCTTTCCCGACAACTCCAGGGAGCAAAAATTTATGTAAAAAATGAAGGCCTTAATCATACCGGAGCCCATAAGATCAATCACTGTCTGGGACAGGCTTTATTGGCAAAACGGATGGGCAAGCGAAGGATTATTGCAGAGACAGGGGCCGGGCAGCATGGTCTTGCATCGGCTACGGTTGCGGCCAAGTTTGGGTTTCAATGTGTGATTTATATGGGTGAGGTAGATGTAGCCCGGCAACGTCCCAATGTATTTTGGATGGAGAGGTTAGGTGCCGAGGTTCGACCGGTTACCTTTGGGAACAAAACCCTTACCGATGCGGTAAATGCGGCCCTTAAAGATTGGATTGAGAATGTCCGGGATACCTATTACCTTCTGGGTAGTGCCGTAGGCCCCCATCCTTATCCGACCATCGTCCGGGATTTTCAATCGGTGGTGGGTCGTGAAGTGAGAAAACAGCTCCAGGAACAAGAAGGGCGACTTCCGGATTATATTATTGCCTGCGTCGGCGGAGGAAGTAATGCTATGGGAATTTTTTATGAATTTTTAAATGAGGAAAAGGTCCACCTGATCGGCGTTGAAGCAGGTGGCCGGGGGATTCGGCCGGGGGAGCATGCGGCCCGCTTTCAAGGAGGCCGATTGGGGGTTGTGGAAGGATTTAAATCCTTTTTCCTTCAAGATGAAGACGGTCAGATTATGAAAACCCATAGCGTTTCTGCCGGACTGGATTATGCAGGCGTAGGACCCGAGATCAGCTACCTGTGGGAATCCGGACGGGTTCAGGCTTCCTATGCCACCGATGAAGAAGCCTTAGAGGCTCTTCAGGTCTTAATCCGAACCGAAGGGATTATTCCGGCATTGGAATCGGCCCACGCCGTAGCAGAGGCCATTAAACTGGCTCCGAAACTGGATCGGGATAAAATCATCGTCGTCAATCTCTCCGGACGTGGAGATAAAGATATCTTTATCATTGCCGAAGCCTTAAAGGATATCAAATGGCAGGAGTTTTTGAAAAGTAAAGTTAACCACCCAGAACACGTAACGTAA
- a CDS encoding response regulator → MGKETILIIDSDLMILSGISKLLEREGYQALTASNGSEGIKVIKEKRIDLIILDGNLLELEEIKKRRVRRRVQNLPAIIMRPRVDTEKPNSASVFKSIEYLNKPFKAEELMTVVKRFLQRST, encoded by the coding sequence ATGGGCAAAGAAACCATTCTTATCATAGATAGTGATCTGATGATTCTCTCCGGAATATCCAAGCTTTTAGAGCGGGAGGGATATCAGGCCTTAACCGCATCCAACGGTTCTGAAGGTATTAAGGTAATTAAGGAAAAACGAATCGATCTTATTATTCTGGATGGAAATTTACTGGAGCTGGAAGAAATAAAAAAACGGAGGGTAAGAAGACGGGTCCAAAATCTTCCGGCCATCATTATGAGACCTCGGGTTGATACCGAGAAACCGAATTCTGCCTCTGTCTTTAAGTCCATTGAATATCTGAATAAGCCTTTCAAGGCAGAAGAGTTGATGACCGTAGTAAAAAGATTTCTTCAACGTTCTACATGA
- the trpC gene encoding indole-3-glycerol phosphate synthase TrpC — protein MTVPSILHKIVTYKKRELEQRKKEVPLAHLKELARAVDKSSNFRAALRPSAHIHLIAEVKKASPSQGIIRADFNPIEIAKLYEESGADAISVLTDRHFFQGDLEYLKQIHETVHLPLLRKDFIFDSYQIYEAKAFGASAILLIVALLEDNQLKDFLALAGDLALDCLVEIHTRAELDRVLPLEAPILGINNRDLNTFYTDLATTFTLLPHIPQDRIIVSESGIHRREDVLALKAAGVHGILVGESLMKSPDIRAKIKELCP, from the coding sequence ATGACCGTTCCATCTATTCTACATAAAATTGTTACCTATAAAAAGAGGGAATTAGAACAAAGGAAAAAGGAAGTTCCCCTGGCCCATCTTAAAGAGCTGGCCAGGGCCGTTGATAAAAGTTCTAATTTTAGAGCGGCTCTTCGACCTTCGGCCCATATTCATTTAATTGCCGAGGTTAAGAAAGCTTCCCCTTCCCAGGGGATCATTCGGGCTGATTTTAATCCCATTGAGATTGCTAAACTTTATGAAGAAAGTGGGGCCGATGCCATCTCCGTCTTGACAGACCGGCATTTTTTCCAAGGAGACCTGGAATACCTTAAACAGATCCACGAAACCGTTCATCTTCCCCTCCTCCGTAAGGACTTCATCTTCGATAGTTATCAGATTTATGAAGCGAAGGCCTTTGGAGCCAGTGCCATTTTGCTTATTGTGGCCCTGTTGGAAGATAATCAATTAAAGGATTTTCTGGCTTTGGCCGGAGACCTTGCCCTGGATTGTCTGGTTGAAATCCATACCCGAGCGGAGCTGGACCGGGTACTTCCTCTGGAAGCTCCTATCCTTGGAATCAATAACCGGGATCTCAACACCTTTTATACGGATTTGGCAACAACCTTTACCCTTCTACCCCATATTCCTCAAGATCGCATCATCGTAAGTGAAAGTGGAATTCACCGTCGGGAGGATGTTTTGGCTTTGAAGGCGGCGGGGGTCCATGGGATTCTGGTGGGAGAAAGTTTGATGAAAAGTCCAGATATCCGAGCCAAAATTAAAGAGCTATGTCCATGA